The Carassius carassius chromosome 2, fCarCar2.1, whole genome shotgun sequence genome has a segment encoding these proteins:
- the LOC132103983 gene encoding cytochrome P450 26B1 — translation MLFESFDLVSALATLAACLVSMALLLAVSQQLWQLRWTATRDKSCKLPMPKGSMGFPIIGETCHWFFQGAGFHASRRQKYGNVFKTHLLGRPLIRVTGAENVRKVLMGEHSLVTVDWPQSTSTLLGPNSLANSIGDIHRKRRKIFAKVFSHEALESYLPKIQQVIQETLRVWSSNPDPINVYQESQRLSFHMAVRVLLGFRVSEEEMHCLFSTFQDFVENVFSLPIDLPFSGYRKGIRARDSLQKSIEKAIREKPLHTQGKDYTDALDVLLESAKENNTELTMQELKESTIELIFAAFATTASASTSLIMQLLRHPAVLEKLREELQSCGLLHDGCLCQGELRLDSIISLKYLDCVIKEVLRLFAPVSGGYRIATQTFELDGVQVPKGWSVMYSIRDTHDTSAVFRDVEAFDPDRFSPERSEDREGRFHYLPFGGGVRSCLGKQLATLFLKLLAVELAGGSRFELATRTFPRLISVPVVHPTDGLRVKFFGLDSNQNQIMAKSNEMLDVTV, via the exons ATGCTCTTTGAGAGTTTTGACCTCGTCTCGGCGCTGGCGACGCTTGCTGCGTGTTTAGTGTCCATGGCACTTCTTCTGGCCGTGTCCCAGCAACTCTGGCAGCTGAGATGGACCGCAACACGGGACAAGAGCTGCAAGCTGCCTATGCCCAAGGGCTCCATGGGGTTCCCCATCATTGGAGAAACATGCCACTGGTTCTTTCAG GGTGCAGGTTTCCATGCATCAAGGAGGCAGAAGTATGGGAACGTATTCAAGACTCACCTGCTGGGACGGCCGCTCATCCGGGTCACGGGGGCAGAGAATGTGCGAAAGGTTCTGATGGGAGAGCACAGCCTGGTCACTGTGGACTGGCCCCAAAGCACCAGCACTCTACTGGGTCCCAACAGCCTGGCAAACTCTATAGGAGACATCCATCGCAAAAGGAGAAAG ATCTTTGCTAAAGTCTTCAGTCATGAGGCTCTGGAGAGCTACCTGCCCAAAATCCAGCAGGTCATTCAGGAGACCCTGCGGGTGTGGAGCTCCAATCCTGACCCCATCAATGTTTATCAGGAGTCCCAGCGGCTCTCCTTCCACATGGCAGTGCGTGTACTCCTGGGTTTCCGCGTCTCTGAAGAGGAGATGCACTGTCTTTTCAGCACTTTCCAGGATTTTGTGGAGAATGTTTTTAGCCTTCCCATTGACCTGCCATTTAGTGGTTACAGGAAG GGCATTCGTGCAAGAGACTCACTCcagaaaagcatagaaaaagCCATCAGAGAGAAACCTCTCCACACACAGGGGAAAGATTACACTGATGCTCTTGATGTGCTTCTAGAGAGCGCCAAGGAGAACAACACAGAGCTTACAATGCAGGAGCTGAAG GAGTCCACTATTGAGCTGATCTTCGCTGCTTTTGCCACGACAGCCAGTGCCAGCACGTCTCTGATCATGCAGCTGTTGCGACACCCTGCAGTGCTGGAGAAGCTGCGTGAGGAGCTGCAGAGTTGCGGCCTGCTGCATGACGGCTGTCTGTGCCAGGGTGAACTGCGACTGGACAGCATTATTAGCCTCAAGTACCTGGACTGCGTGATCAAAGAGGTCCTGCGTCTGTTTGCCCCTGTGTCTGGAGGTTACCGCATTGCCACGCAGACCTTTGAGCTGGAT GGTGTACAGGTACCCAAAGGTTGGAGTGTCATGTACAGCATCCGTGACACCCACGACACCTCAGCTGTGTTCAGGGACGTGGAGGCCTTTGACCCGGACCGGTTTAGCCCAGAGCGGAGCGAGGATCGCGAGGGCCGCTTCCACTATCTGCCCTTCGGCGGTGGCGTTCGCTCCTGCCTCGGCAAGCAGCTGGCCACTCTCTTCCTCAAACTCCTAGCCGTGGAGCTCGCGGGAGGGAGCCGCTTCGAACTGGCCACGCGGACATTCCCACGCTTGATTTCGGTCCCCGTGGTGCACCCCACCGACGGCCTTCGTGTAAAATTCTTCGGCCTTGACTCCAATCAGAATCAGATCATGGCCAAGTCGAATGAGATGTTGGATGTCACCGTGTGA